Proteins from a genomic interval of Microbacterium phyllosphaerae:
- a CDS encoding flavin monoamine oxidase family protein, with the protein MTRRTLLMGAGAGVLGVLLASCTPEPAPSPTPDRSPTPKPTSDTITPAAFARSSWSTDPFALGAASFTPVGTQVSERDALAEPIDDRLFLSGEATDTEAPGTIAGALRSGDRAAGQLLRAAATGERVAVIGAGLAGAAATARLVADGLQVTVFEARDRVGGRIHSVVDDKAWPFPAQLGGWLLGASDGEIRDHLTELDVRDVSLTGTRWRSADGDVEPVSTEPVQAAIASAQQGVTDISLEDALTEAGADPTEPGLAALLASITAFSGADAAQESSWFPPALPADEYIAPLGDLTPVIEGLLDGAKLSLSSPVSRIAYDEKGVSLGIASGESLSFDRVLITVPLGVLKGEGLQFAPALPFGHRGAIAALGMGRIETVWLRFDEPLAFAAPQTEGEPEAAIWHAVGGDGLIRTWFNLAPVTGEDVVVGIVGGEAADAFAKLDDQKVLEAAIASLAPFLTAV; encoded by the coding sequence ATGACGCGTCGCACACTGCTGATGGGCGCCGGAGCCGGCGTTCTGGGGGTCTTGCTGGCCTCCTGCACGCCCGAGCCGGCGCCGTCGCCCACGCCCGACCGGTCGCCGACTCCGAAGCCGACATCCGACACGATCACCCCGGCGGCGTTCGCCCGCAGCTCGTGGTCCACGGATCCCTTCGCGCTCGGCGCCGCGAGCTTCACGCCCGTCGGCACACAGGTCAGCGAACGCGATGCGCTCGCGGAGCCGATCGACGACCGCCTGTTCCTGTCTGGCGAAGCGACTGACACCGAGGCGCCGGGCACGATCGCGGGCGCTCTCCGCTCGGGTGACCGCGCCGCCGGGCAGCTCCTGCGTGCGGCGGCGACAGGCGAACGGGTCGCGGTGATCGGCGCGGGGTTGGCCGGGGCCGCGGCGACAGCACGGCTCGTCGCCGACGGTCTGCAGGTCACGGTCTTCGAGGCGCGCGATCGCGTCGGCGGACGCATCCATTCCGTCGTCGACGACAAGGCCTGGCCCTTCCCGGCGCAGCTGGGAGGATGGCTTCTCGGCGCATCCGACGGTGAGATACGCGACCACCTCACCGAGCTCGATGTCCGCGACGTCTCGCTCACCGGAACGCGATGGCGGTCCGCCGACGGCGACGTCGAGCCGGTCTCCACCGAGCCCGTGCAGGCGGCGATCGCCTCGGCGCAGCAGGGCGTCACCGACATCTCTCTCGAGGATGCGCTGACCGAGGCGGGGGCCGACCCCACCGAGCCGGGGCTCGCGGCGCTGCTCGCCTCGATCACGGCGTTCTCCGGGGCTGACGCCGCGCAGGAGTCGTCGTGGTTCCCGCCGGCGCTTCCGGCCGATGAGTACATCGCGCCGCTCGGCGACCTGACGCCTGTGATCGAGGGGCTGCTCGACGGTGCGAAGCTCAGTCTCTCGTCGCCCGTGAGCCGCATCGCCTACGACGAGAAGGGTGTGAGTCTCGGCATCGCGTCGGGCGAATCGCTGTCGTTCGACCGGGTGCTGATCACGGTGCCGCTCGGAGTGCTCAAGGGTGAGGGGCTGCAGTTCGCTCCGGCGCTGCCGTTCGGCCACCGCGGTGCGATCGCCGCGCTCGGCATGGGGCGCATCGAGACCGTCTGGCTGAGGTTCGACGAGCCGCTCGCCTTCGCGGCGCCGCAGACCGAGGGCGAACCCGAGGCGGCGATCTGGCATGCCGTCGGCGGCGACGGGCTCATCCGCACCTGGTTCAACCTCGCCCCGGTCACGGGGGAGGACGTCGTCGTCGGCATCGTCGGAGGAGAAGCCGCCGACGCGTTCGCGAAGCTCGACGATCAGAAGGTGCTGGAGGCGGCGATCGCCTCGCTCGCGCCGTTCCTCACCGCCGTCTAG
- a CDS encoding Pr6Pr family membrane protein, with product MRARSAFGVLRLATASVCTVALVHRLFWGLSSRTIAGENFFAYLTVQSNCALVVVLLIGAVLAFIRPADPRWFTVSLALVLTWTITAGLAFALIVWQAGLRGIRVDVPWSDQVLHFYLPACTAIAWVLTPGHRGVPWWVVPTALAFPLAWGGVTLWRGPSVGWYPYYFLDPRQVSGPPEFLLTSAIALAIFALVATVIVLVSRMRRRGHERPEV from the coding sequence GTGAGGGCACGATCGGCATTCGGTGTGCTGCGCCTGGCGACGGCATCCGTGTGCACCGTCGCGCTCGTGCATCGCCTGTTCTGGGGCCTGAGCTCGCGCACGATCGCGGGCGAGAACTTCTTCGCCTACCTGACCGTGCAGTCCAACTGCGCGCTCGTCGTCGTGCTGCTGATCGGGGCGGTGCTGGCGTTCATCCGGCCCGCGGATCCACGCTGGTTCACCGTCTCCTTGGCGCTGGTGCTGACCTGGACGATCACCGCAGGGCTCGCCTTCGCGCTGATCGTGTGGCAGGCGGGATTGCGCGGCATCCGCGTCGACGTGCCCTGGTCCGATCAGGTGCTGCATTTCTATCTGCCCGCGTGCACGGCCATCGCCTGGGTGCTCACGCCGGGGCACCGCGGTGTGCCGTGGTGGGTCGTGCCGACGGCACTGGCCTTTCCCCTCGCCTGGGGAGGGGTCACCCTGTGGCGCGGCCCCTCGGTGGGCTGGTACCCCTACTACTTCCTGGATCCTCGTCAGGTGTCGGGCCCGCCCGAGTTCCTGCTGACGAGCGCGATCGCTCTGGCGATCTTTGCCCTCGTCGCAACGGTCATCGTGCTCGTCAGCAGGATGCGACGGCGAGGCCACGAGCGCCCCGAGGTCTGA